A window of the Deltaproteobacteria bacterium genome harbors these coding sequences:
- a CDS encoding FAD-binding oxidoreductase: MTAAGDRHTVAEMLTTAAELDALGRDLVRMFGDDRVSRSEPDLAAYSRDMWPRLLLSVRDGRPLPHAPHFVVWPETEREVVAVVRLARERGVPIVPYGGGSGVCGGAVPVRGGITVDLKRMTAMSAIDRDEMLCDVEAGINGERFERALAARGYTFGHFPSSIYCSTVGGWLATRAAGQMSTKYGKVEDRVAGVTLVTGRGELVRTDELQRAITGPNWTQLVLGSEGTLGIITSARLRVSLAPELRLLRGFEFDDVAAGVEAIRRVMQRGLRPAVVRLYDEADTFFHSLSTRSDHSGDTDPRRFAPAPPPGAGALPDVGVRPPETDRGRRRGLGRALSALLAGNADGARKAVRRELVATALARPRLLNRLATAIVDRVSRKGCLLIIGLEGSRIRTEIEAGLTFAELARAGGRDLGEEPGRHWYEHRYSISYNMSKAFAHGVFVDTMEVAATWERLMDLYAAVRAAIANHAAVMAHFSHAYPEGCSIYFSFAGYGDTREEAERVYDAVWRDGLAAASRAGGTISHHHGVGLLKADAMAAEHRDAMTVLRAIKRTFDPDNIMNPGKLGLP; encoded by the coding sequence TTGACCGCCGCCGGCGACCGGCATACCGTCGCGGAAATGTTGACGACCGCTGCGGAGCTCGATGCGCTCGGGCGCGACCTCGTCCGGATGTTCGGCGACGACCGCGTATCGCGCAGCGAACCGGATCTTGCGGCCTATTCGCGCGACATGTGGCCACGCTTGCTCCTGTCGGTGCGCGACGGCCGCCCGCTGCCGCACGCTCCGCATTTCGTCGTGTGGCCCGAAACCGAACGCGAGGTGGTCGCGGTGGTGCGACTGGCGCGGGAGCGCGGCGTCCCGATCGTGCCGTACGGCGGCGGCTCCGGCGTGTGCGGCGGCGCCGTGCCCGTGCGCGGCGGCATCACGGTCGACCTCAAACGGATGACCGCGATGTCGGCCATCGACCGGGACGAGATGCTGTGCGACGTCGAGGCCGGCATCAACGGCGAACGATTCGAGCGCGCGCTGGCCGCCCGCGGCTACACATTCGGTCACTTCCCGTCCTCGATCTACTGCTCGACCGTCGGCGGGTGGCTGGCCACGCGCGCGGCCGGCCAGATGTCGACCAAATACGGCAAGGTCGAAGACCGCGTCGCAGGCGTGACGCTGGTGACGGGTCGCGGCGAGCTGGTGCGCACCGACGAGCTGCAGCGCGCAATCACCGGCCCCAACTGGACGCAGCTCGTGCTCGGCAGTGAAGGAACCCTCGGCATCATCACGTCCGCGCGGCTGCGCGTGAGCCTCGCCCCGGAGCTGCGCCTGTTGCGCGGGTTCGAGTTCGACGATGTCGCGGCCGGCGTCGAAGCGATCCGCCGCGTCATGCAGCGCGGACTGCGGCCCGCTGTCGTCCGTCTGTACGACGAGGCGGACACGTTCTTTCACTCGCTGTCGACGCGCTCCGACCACTCGGGCGACACCGACCCGCGACGATTCGCCCCCGCGCCGCCGCCGGGCGCCGGCGCGCTGCCGGACGTCGGAGTTCGACCTCCCGAGACCGACCGCGGCCGGCGCCGCGGCCTCGGCCGAGCGCTCAGCGCGCTGCTCGCCGGCAATGCGGACGGCGCCCGCAAGGCAGTTCGCCGCGAATTGGTCGCGACGGCGCTCGCTCGCCCTCGCCTGCTCAACCGGCTCGCCACGGCGATCGTCGACCGGGTGTCGCGCAAGGGCTGCCTGTTGATCATCGGCCTCGAGGGTTCGCGCATCCGCACCGAGATCGAAGCCGGCCTCACGTTTGCCGAGCTGGCACGCGCAGGCGGCAGGGACCTCGGCGAGGAACCGGGCCGGCACTGGTACGAGCACCGATACTCGATCTCGTACAACATGTCGAAGGCGTTCGCACACGGTGTGTTCGTCGACACGATGGAGGTCGCCGCAACCTGGGAGCGCCTGATGGACCTGTACGCGGCCGTGCGCGCCGCCATCGCCAACCACGCCGCGGTGATGGCGCACTTTTCGCATGCGTACCCGGAAGGGTGTTCGATCTATTTTTCGTTCGCCGGCTACGGCGACACTCGCGAGGAGGCCGAGCGCGTGTACGACGCGGTATGGCGCGACGGACTCGCGGCGGCCAGCCGCGCCGGCGGCACGATCAGCCATCACCACGGCGTCGGCCTGCTCAAAGCCGATGCGATGGCTGCCGAACACCGCGACGCGATGACCGTCCTGCGCGCGATCAAGCGCACGTTCGATCCCGACAACATCATGAACCCCGGCAAGCTCGGCCTGCCATGA
- a CDS encoding FAD-binding oxidoreductase, translated as MTASLALPADLDDALSGVLGADHVRSSPTALRDIGVALEPGDAPAWWLRPGSAAEIAEIVRIAGRHRIAVVPIGEGSRAPRTEPLRSRPCFFVDSRRLDHVLHLDETSQVVHAQCGLTAHALERMLAPRGLTIGDYPPAALAATLGGLVAVRTPGKSSVRHGFFEDAVLGVSAVLADGRMIHTRVAPRRATGPDLARALCGSEGTLGYITSIVLRVHRRPEARLLDAHVLPSVDAALDAVRLALREDAAPEAVRVLDGNEARAYVGPGVCRGNQAVLVCATAGPTDLAACDRDLIASAANAMGGHRLGSDVAEVWWRRRTGREPPPPGPAPVLQVAARPRSQTPVYRAVLAAVEAAGAAARAHVSRFDADGAVLFFTFTAPDGAPVDDATLDTLCAIAAAAAREAGGRLLGARDRQVDDYFAALRRELDPHDIMNPGALAG; from the coding sequence ATGACCGCTTCGCTCGCTCTGCCCGCCGATCTCGACGACGCTCTCTCCGGCGTCCTCGGCGCCGACCACGTGCGCAGCTCGCCGACCGCGCTGCGCGACATCGGCGTGGCGCTCGAACCCGGCGATGCCCCGGCGTGGTGGCTGCGCCCCGGATCGGCGGCGGAGATCGCGGAAATCGTCCGCATCGCCGGGCGCCACCGGATCGCGGTCGTCCCGATCGGCGAGGGCAGTCGCGCACCGCGCACCGAGCCGCTGCGGTCTCGCCCCTGCTTTTTCGTCGACAGCCGGCGGCTCGACCACGTACTGCACCTGGACGAGACCTCGCAGGTCGTCCACGCGCAGTGTGGTCTGACGGCGCACGCTCTCGAGCGGATGCTCGCCCCTCGCGGCCTCACCATCGGCGACTATCCGCCGGCCGCGCTCGCCGCGACGCTCGGCGGGTTGGTGGCGGTCCGCACGCCGGGCAAGTCGTCCGTCCGCCACGGCTTCTTCGAGGACGCCGTGCTCGGCGTGTCGGCGGTGTTGGCCGACGGGCGGATGATCCACACGCGCGTCGCGCCGCGGCGCGCCACCGGTCCCGACCTCGCGCGCGCCCTGTGTGGCAGCGAGGGCACGCTCGGCTACATCACGTCGATCGTATTGCGCGTCCACCGGCGGCCGGAGGCACGGCTGCTGGACGCGCACGTGCTGCCGTCGGTCGACGCGGCGCTGGACGCCGTCCGCCTCGCCCTGCGTGAAGACGCCGCGCCGGAGGCGGTCCGTGTCCTCGACGGCAACGAGGCGAGAGCCTACGTCGGGCCCGGCGTGTGCCGCGGCAACCAGGCGGTGCTCGTGTGCGCAACGGCCGGTCCGACCGACCTGGCGGCGTGCGACCGCGACCTGATTGCGTCGGCGGCCAATGCGATGGGCGGGCACCGGCTCGGCAGCGATGTCGCCGAGGTGTGGTGGCGACGGCGCACCGGTCGCGAGCCGCCTCCGCCCGGTCCGGCGCCGGTGTTGCAAGTCGCCGCCCGACCGCGCAGCCAGACGCCCGTGTATCGCGCCGTGCTCGCGGCGGTCGAGGCGGCCGGCGCGGCGGCGCGCGCGCACGTGTCGCGCTTCGACGCCGACGGCGCGGTGCTGTTTTTCACGTTCACCGCGCCGGACGGCGCACCGGTGGACGACGCGACGCTCGACACGCTTTGCGCGATCGCGGCGGCGGCCGCACGCGAGGCGGGCGGCCGGCTGCTCGGCGCACGCGATCGTCAGGTGGACGACTACTTCGCGGCGCTGCGGCGCGAACTCGACCCGCACGACATCATGAACCCTGGAGCCCTGGCGGGCTGA
- a CDS encoding OmpA family protein codes for SARAGGLDASGYRPALSSTGFFARDGGAVLAPGAVEIALSLDAADDLLVVRDPRTGAVWPDGGRLVDARLTGTLGIAVGLFGRVELGAQMPVVLAQDGAVQRVRARGDLASTAAGDLRVGGKLRLLGSDALALSLAVDAAAPTGSADGFAGGSIAVTSRVVVGGRVGRFAFGVDVGYRARERAVVGDLAVDDEIVGGAATAVAVVRGRAWLVAEANAAVAAGGGGDTLRPVEVLAGVRWRPRGPWLVQAGVGAGVTEGYGAPRARGVIALRYAPVPRPAAGPRAPVRVVRRPTPPPAPKPPVDSDGDGVSDADDRCPLAPEDRDGFEDEDGCPDNDNDGDGIADRDDRCPLEREVVNGVDDTDGCPDEGLIELVEDRIVLPNRVLFDTDRARVKHSGKKVLRAIVELWRQHPEWDRMLVQGHTDERGDADYNLWLSQRRAERVVRELVKLGVDPAKLEAQGFGETKPVAHGDSEEALQKNRRVEFVIIERRPPDAPGTGESGSGDGAGDAPAGGPRPVSPPGLQGS; via the coding sequence GTCTGCGCGCGCCGGCGGGCTCGATGCCAGCGGCTACCGGCCCGCGCTGTCGTCCACCGGGTTCTTCGCGCGCGACGGCGGCGCGGTGCTCGCGCCCGGTGCGGTCGAGATCGCGCTGTCGCTCGACGCGGCCGACGACCTGCTCGTCGTCCGCGATCCGCGGACCGGGGCGGTGTGGCCGGATGGCGGGCGGCTCGTCGACGCGCGGCTTACCGGCACCCTCGGCATCGCAGTCGGCCTGTTCGGACGCGTCGAACTCGGCGCTCAGATGCCGGTCGTGCTCGCACAGGACGGCGCGGTGCAGCGCGTGCGCGCGCGCGGCGATCTGGCGTCGACGGCGGCCGGCGACCTCCGGGTGGGCGGCAAGCTGCGCTTGCTCGGGTCGGACGCGCTCGCGTTGTCGCTCGCGGTCGACGCCGCCGCGCCGACCGGATCGGCCGACGGATTCGCCGGCGGGTCGATCGCGGTGACGTCCCGGGTGGTCGTGGGCGGCCGGGTGGGCCGGTTCGCGTTCGGGGTCGACGTCGGCTATCGCGCGCGCGAGCGCGCCGTCGTCGGCGACCTCGCGGTGGACGACGAGATCGTCGGCGGTGCGGCGACGGCGGTCGCAGTCGTGCGCGGTCGCGCGTGGCTCGTCGCCGAGGCGAACGCGGCGGTCGCGGCCGGCGGCGGAGGCGACACCCTCCGGCCGGTCGAGGTGCTGGCAGGTGTCCGTTGGCGGCCGCGCGGCCCGTGGCTCGTCCAGGCCGGTGTCGGCGCCGGTGTCACCGAGGGCTACGGAGCGCCCCGCGCGCGTGGCGTGATCGCGCTGCGCTACGCGCCGGTGCCGCGGCCGGCGGCGGGTCCGCGCGCCCCCGTTCGCGTCGTCCGCCGGCCCACGCCGCCGCCTGCGCCGAAACCGCCGGTCGACAGTGACGGCGACGGAGTGTCCGATGCCGACGATCGCTGTCCGCTGGCCCCCGAGGACCGCGACGGCTTCGAGGACGAGGATGGGTGTCCAGACAACGACAACGACGGCGACGGCATCGCCGACCGCGACGACCGCTGCCCGCTCGAGCGCGAGGTCGTCAACGGCGTCGATGACACCGACGGGTGCCCCGACGAGGGGTTGATCGAGTTGGTCGAGGACCGCATCGTGTTGCCCAACCGCGTTCTGTTCGACACGGATCGAGCGCGGGTCAAGCACAGCGGAAAGAAGGTGCTGCGCGCGATCGTGGAACTATGGCGCCAACACCCGGAGTGGGATCGAATGCTCGTCCAGGGACACACCGACGAGCGGGGAGACGCCGATTACAATCTGTGGCTGAGCCAGCGGCGCGCGGAGCGCGTCGTGCGCGAACTGGTCAAACTCGGCGTCGATCCCGCCAAGTTGGAGGCGCAGGGATTTGGCGAAACGAAGCCGGTCGCGCACGGCGACTCGGAAGAGGCGCTGCAGAAGAACCGCCGCGTCGAGTTCGTGATCATCGAGCGACGCCCGCCCGATGCGCCGGGAACCGGCGAGAGCGGATCGGGGGACGGTGCCGGCGACGCGCCCGCCGGCGGCCCCCGGCCGGTCAGCCCGCCAGGGCTCCAGGGTTCATGA